A stretch of DNA from Ricinus communis isolate WT05 ecotype wild-type chromosome 4, ASM1957865v1, whole genome shotgun sequence:
tatgcACAATGCACAGGACAAAGAAGCTAGTCCAAAAATACTAATACGATAATAGGAAGTgataagtaattaaaaaaaagttaaagcAACAGCACAATAAGGAACACCAACAAATTCAAATGCAACTGCTCAATCAGCAAAATGTTCATATCCCTCTTGCTAATttctgaattttcttttcgGTGTGCAGAACTCAGAGAACAAAGTTTGAAGTTGCATGTCAGATTACACCCATGATTAATCCAAAAAACTAAACAAAGTGAAGATTTAAATTCGACAAGTAGGAGATCAGATACTCATACCTTTCTATGACAGAAATGACATACAAAAACTGCAATGCAGCGCCAATTGCAAATGCAACACCCCAAAAAAACTGCTCGCACCAGAAACACAAAACACTAATAACAGCAAGATAAGTAGTCAAAATATGAACAGAGATCTTCATCATCTGATTGGCACGAGAACCAAGCAATAACAACCAAGTCCATCCAAGTACAGTCCCAACACCACCAGCAAGAGCATACATTGGCCAATAATCCTCAGTTAATCCCCTATTACTCCCTGAAGATCCAGTAGTGAATCTATCAATTTTAAACCTATCTGATTTCTTAAACCTATTAAGTCCAAGAATTGCAAGGGCAATCCCCAAACCGATCAAGTGAAGCAAGAAAATCCCTAACCAGAAAACATCATGCCAGCGTCGCGGTAAGTCAGGAGCCAGCGCTTGACCTGCAGTGTCACTTCTTTGACTCCTTCTTACATTCTAAAAGACcaataaacaaacatagaAATCATATGCCAGCGTATGTGGAAACTCTAAATATGtaagaattcaattgaattctaTATAGTCGATTCTCACGTCtggaaagaaatgaaatcacgcaaaaaaaaaaaattcaaaatgacaCGTTTTTGCAAGAACTCAAATCCAATTGAACTTTTGCAAATTTGTTAGCATCACAAACAAGGCGGATAtcaagaaaaattgaaatctGATTGAGGAAATTGGATAACTTGAAATAGTATCAAAAGCATTAAAGTAAAGGAAGGTCTAGTgatcacaaaaaaaaaattaaaaatggagGTACTGCTTAATATTAGTATAGAAGTTAATAAAGGTTATGCAtatagtattagaaaacaaacagCAAGAGGAAATACAAATTCATGGAAATGTTATGACTAGAATCACtattttaagtaattaagaaaagacCTGATCAACGGCTGCGATGGAATCGGAGTCGGAGGTAGAGCTTTGAGAACCACTCATGGttaatgtataaattaaaCAGAAATCAGCGAATTAATTGATCAAAGCACTCTCATTTTTCATTTGGACTGGCGCACGAGAACATATTTGTCAAAGTAaacagagagagaaagaacGCTTATTATGCGTGTAAACTTGAGTTTTGAATGTGAagacagagagagagacagagaatGGTCAATGGAAGTTGTTAGggtttttcttaaagaaaagaaaaggatataATTTTGAAGAAGGTTTGACAGAAAAATGGAGGGGAAACTAAAACTGAAACTGAAAACGGCCACCAGAGGAAGAGTTGTGTTGTGGGCGCGTTTGATTCGACAATAGGGTTGCTGGTTTGGGCTGTCATGACCCGTTTGCTTTTTGATTCTAGTAATGATGTCATGTTCCAATGCATATCTACAGCATTATACTGCAAGTAATCATGATCCATTCCACCATTTTTGCGTTGACATGAGTTCAGGTTTTTAGTAAAAAGGATTTACCATCAcaagattcaaaagaaaaaaagtcaATTTATTATGCTATTGTTtgcttaaaataaattttgtaaattgaagaaattattttaattttttgcgGGAATATGAATCAtataacatattttaatttcagttttattaCTTCAATTCtttgattaatatttgaaCAGtgtttttaaactttttaatataaaaagtctAATAAGATATTGACCACAgaaatagttttattaaaacaaaatctgattttaataataaaagcaggCTGATAAACCAATGCATGAATACATGTTATCCGGCGACTAACATTCtggtaataaaaatattttatgtttattatccTTATCCGTGTTTGTTCATATGATCCAGTCTTGCTGGCAAGCTTTTAGCAAAAGTAGACATTTGTTCAAAAAGGGGATCGCCAGTATTAAATGTCATGCAACCGcatgaaaattatagaaaactaAACTCTATTTGCTTAGCTGTCGACTCTGCAGAGCTTGCTTAGTGTCATGAACTGGTCGATAATGGCTGCCCACAATATCCACTGCTTTTTGAAATTGCTCTGTGTCATTCTacgctttcttttcttttaggccaaaagaaaacatttccagtaaattaattgaagttaatatatatacatatatataaactagATTATaaggaatattttttataaattttttatttaatcgagttgtatttttttatttattattaattttaaataataaaatatatattaataatataatattaaaatataaaatactcataaatatatttatttttttatttactgtagtgtatatgtaattttttaaattgtctTTTTTCATTGgcgtttttatttttagaacaTGAGATGAATAAGTTCATATCCAACAAATACACcccacaaaagaaaaacaaaagaatacaTTCTCGAGGAGCCAATCAATTGGTGTTATTTGCCTCTCTAAAAACGTAgcttaacaaaagaaaaagaaaaagaaatagacaTATCTAACTCTCCATTATTTGCTTGAATATCCCAGAGAGTTTAGTTGTTGCTTGTGGTCATCACAGCTTCATTGCTTAGTTTTTTAACTAAAGAAGatcaagtaataaaataagtcTTGATTCTATAAAGGAAAATGTGAAATTCTAGGAGGGGATATTCCCCTGCAACTTGTTCTCAATTTTGTTATTTCCTGGGAACTTTTAGGTGCTTTAAGTACATCCTTTTTGTCCATTTGCTCCTTAATACAATATCTCTGCCTGCTCTAGTAACTGTCAAACTTCTTCacaactaaattaaatatttcattaagcTAGCTGGCCGCAGATTCTGAATTTTATCTCATGTTCACGGGGTGGTTTGATGAATTAATAATGTCTCTGCATAACTTCATCGATAATTCAGATAAactttttctcatgttcatggtGCATTGTCAATTACTTTTGTAAAACTGTAAGATGTTAATGCAGTAGCCCTATTCCTGGGGTGACTTGATTTGATAAAGATATTTGCTAACTCACCAATGACAGAGTTGGGTTTTTGTATCTCAAACTCAAAATGGAAAGGGACATTCCCACAAAACTGCAGAATAGGGCCTAGCCCAGGGGACCAAAATCCTTAACTTTTGACGTGAAAGAAGACTAGACTACGTGTAGAAATAGAATAGACCGGTGAACTCGTGCCCCTCTTCCCGTGGCAACCACACAACAAAACGCAATGCAGTACAACGATTGGGCACAAAAAAGGTTTTGTGAGGTCAAAAATACCCTTAGCCAACCGACACAAAAAGCCGTTGAAATGCACGTGAACTATTCGTTCCCCGAGAGCCCAGCCAGAATAAATCTAAATTGAAGAGCAtcagcatatatatatatgcttccGTTATATAACAGCAACGACTAGAACGTAACGGCTATATCGACaacatccttttcttttcttttttacttttttttatatagaatcATTCCTACCTTTCCTTCTACTATACATCACCTTTAAGAgatgtaaaattaaataaacaaaagcaTTAGTCagacattttatatttattttcatcaatCTCTAGCATTGACGAGGCTCAAACCCGACAAGTGAATTTGCCAAATCGAAACCGACACGTGTCCCTTGCTGCTGCACGTTCCCAATAATTGACAGAGCCGATGACGTTGGGGCAAATGCAAAACAAAACGTTCCGTCCGAGTCGACCGGTATCAAGTAATTCGTAGCCGGTAACGGCAACACCTTCCCACCAGCGAGATGAAACGTCACCGTGGGCACCTCAACACTAGTCTTCCTGGACAAATCATAACACGTGTCAAACAACGCCACCTCACTCGTTACAGGCAAATCCTTGGTCCCCTTAACAAATGCATCGCGCAAGGCGTTGTACGCCGCCGTTTGCAGCCGAGTAACCGCCGTCCCCGAGTCGATAATAATCCCTCCATTTCCTGACTCGTCCATTTCAAACATTGACTCGGGAATCGATAACAACTCACCTCCAACGCTTAACCCCGTCATCCCTACATAATAAAACGTATCAAGCTCACGATTACGCAGTAAAGGAGCAGTAATGGCGTGAGGAAGCAGAGCCGAGTTGAACTCAAGAGTAGAAGCCGAGTCAGAGTCACGATCGACAAGACAATACGAAAACGAGGAAGCATTAATCTGAGACGGAAATGAAAGTTTGCCACCGCCAAGTCCAAGCAAACCAGCAGCTCCAATAAACAAACCTTCATTATTATGACCACACCCAATGGCTACATTATCAACCGAAGCCGAGCCGAGAGTTATGGTCTCTGTAACAAAATCGCCGACGGTATATGATCCATCGCCGTATGATACTTCGTAGAGACACGTGTTGTTACGGCATTCAGACACGTCAAGAGACTGGCATTGTTTGGTGTCACAAGAGAGAGGAGAATATGAAGTTGAAGAAGCCGGCTCGAAAATCGGGTCTGCTTGATGGTAGCAATCGGCGCAGGGTGCGCACTGTATCCAGTTCACGTCACTACCGGTGTCGAGTACCATATAAACGGGACTTGACGGTTTGCCGATTCCAACTCGAGAGAAATACTCACCGCTTCCTTGACTCGTTCCCGAAATAATCGGGCCTTGAAGGTCTTCAGCTCTAAATTGTGAATCAGTATCTAATGGTTTAAGATCTGACGTGGAGAGGCCGTGAATTGCTAGATCTAAACGAGTATTGATAGATTTGACTCGGGCTGAGTCACGCTCGAGTCGTGATAAGGTAAGTGATCTGTAATCTGGGTGTTTAGTTTTTTGAACTGAAGTTCTAGAGTGTAGCTCCATTGTAAGCTGAGATGAGGAAGTTACTATCTCTTGCTGGTTAAAGGGTGTCATTTTAGTGGCAGAAGAAGTGAATATAGCTTCGGCTTTTTGAATGGAGGCTTCGACATCAAGAAGTGTAGTTTTGGAGGGGTGTAGTAAGGTTCTAGAGCACACAAATGGAGAAGTGAAAAGAAGGAGAGTGAAGAGAAGTTGAACGAGAAGCCTTGTTCCAGCCATTGTAGAGATGAAAATAAACAATACAGAGAGTGAGTGGGTAGTGAAGTGTGagagtgtatatatatgaaattggAATGGCTCACGCTAAGCTTGTTACAGATAAAAGAATTACAAGATTAGATTTTATGTGACCTGGGCTTTCTTTGAGATGTGGTGTTTGGGGGACACACTGTCTTTGCATGTTTGGTGATTTTTATGTTGAAGACTAATTTGCAAGATTTTCATTGTTTAATCAAAGGCTAATTTGCAGTTGTGCTGtgcttttgctttctttccttttctcttttttctttttttccttatttggtTGGGTTGTGGGGGTCTTCTCCATTACTCTTTTGACTACTGATGGGCTGATTGATTTTGGTCTGTTGGAGTTTGGACCACTCTttaaagaggaaaagaatGAGCTGGAGTTTGCTGAAAGCAAGATTTATTGGGCCTACCCTGGGATTATAGTGGGTCAAAAAGTTTAGCTTTAGCCTTTCTTTCTCGAAGTTTGTACTCATCATATAATTTATCAGCAAGTATCATGATTCACATCAATTGACCAAAAGgccaaaaagaattaattattacaagGAGAACCATGTGGCTTtgattcaataattttatcagCTGGTAAATCATTTTTCTGATGCGCTAGgtggttgttgttgttgttatcTGCTCTACTTTTAAGACTCAAAAGAAACACAGAAAAATTGCCATATGACTTGTGTCTCAAAGTTGTAGGCCCTTGAACTGCTGCACAAAGCCATTTTACACAGAACCTTGTGaaacattaatttatatgGCCGTTTTAACACATATAATTCTAAATATGTTTTATGGGATTGACAGTGCTGTTATTAGAGTCCTAAATTTGTGTAACCAAATGGTTCTCCTAAATTCAGGTTAGGGCTGCTTAGTGGACTGTGCCCTCCCCCCTGAGTCAATTGGGCCTTTAAGCACCTTTTTGAAGCTAGTCACCTTATTTGAGAATTACTAGATTAGCCACTTACCTTTCCCGAGTCAAATGGCAATTGAGGATCAGGAATTTGACAACTTGGAAAGTCAGGAATTTGTTTCCATCAAGAAAATCACAGCTCGAACAGTAGTTGGGGCATCATATTTCTGATGCCTTACGTCTTTGTGATTGTTATAGCAACTAAGGTCAATTATCCTgctgtaattttattttagtccCTGAAACAGCGAAGAAAATTTGCAATAATTCTGCAGACCCTTGAAGCTTAAACTGCTGTGCACagcccttttctttttcttctttctttctactGAATAAAGCAACCTCAGATTGTGATGACCCTCTACATCAAAATCTCActtgattataaaataaaaaatttacagcCTCAGATACATCCATGTTTATAGTTCTGACTTGTTAGTGGCTCTCATATGTTATTGCTTTTTATATTCCTTAACATTATTCCTGGCTCTCAACTGTCAATGAATTTTAGATATTTCAACAACATAATGAATACGACAAAATGACTTGCTTTTATATAGATCTAAATCCAAGCGATTAAGatagataaaattaacaaatccAAATTATGGTACCTTTGTTcccattaaagaaaaaaatacattaatttaAGATAATGCAAGAAGAATTCAAcgaattctatatatatgctGATTCTGATTCATTTTCTCTCACAACAAATAATTAGGAAATATTCTGTATCGATAAGCAGTGGCAGGCCCATGATTTAGAGTGGagaaattagatttaattatgaaaattagtAATTGGAATTAATAAGGAAATTTGCAATCTTTTTCACAACGTAAAAtgtcataattttatttttcttcctgTATACAGTTTCTtatgtatttaaataatatatgataaattttgttgttttcaataatttatcaGCGGTTGATTCGGGTCAGATTGGCGGTTTAAAAGGCAAGGCCAGTGGGACTGTGCCATAAACCAAAGGAAACTTCGTCCAAGCAAATCAAGGTTTTGGACTGACTGGCGAACGTAGCTAAAAGATAAGGCAAGAGCCAAACAAGCAATCAATCAAGAAATCTGTGTCGTTTTTTGATGTATCATATTAATACCGCCGTTCGGAAATTTCAGGTTCTACTTCCCTTCATACACAGATGGCCACACACGCACACATAAATGTCATTTTTCTAGAATAGTAATTCAATAATTACTTATATGacatcttcttttttattttttaagtattttggTGACCAGTGGCGGAGGTtgactttaatttttacaggtactaaattagaaaattacaacaaaatttttaaatcttatggAATACCAcaaataactaatttaatacttttatttgaGTTTGGGGGGGCCCATGGTCCCCGTGTCTCCGAAAAGCTCCGCCTCTGTTGGTGACATTGTAGTCGGGAccctttattattattattttcttaat
This window harbors:
- the LOC8260397 gene encoding protein ASPARTIC PROTEASE IN GUARD CELL 1; this encodes MAGTRLLVQLLFTLLLFTSPFVCSRTLLHPSKTTLLDVEASIQKAEAIFTSSATKMTPFNQQEIVTSSSQLTMELHSRTSVQKTKHPDYRSLTLSRLERDSARVKSINTRLDLAIHGLSTSDLKPLDTDSQFRAEDLQGPIISGTSQGSGEYFSRVGIGKPSSPVYMVLDTGSDVNWIQCAPCADCYHQADPIFEPASSTSYSPLSCDTKQCQSLDVSECRNNTCLYEVSYGDGSYTVGDFVTETITLGSASVDNVAIGCGHNNEGLFIGAAGLLGLGGGKLSFPSQINASSFSYCLVDRDSDSASTLEFNSALLPHAITAPLLRNRELDTFYYVGMTGLSVGGELLSIPESMFEMDESGNGGIIIDSGTAVTRLQTAAYNALRDAFVKGTKDLPVTSEVALFDTCYDLSRKTSVEVPTVTFHLAGGKVLPLPATNYLIPVDSDGTFCFAFAPTSSALSIIGNVQQQGTRVGFDLANSLVGFEPRQC